The stretch of DNA CAATTGATGAAACGTTAACTAAAACCAATTTGGGCAACTGGAATGTTGGTACTAAGGTAAATTTAGAGCGATGTATGCAGATGAATGGCCGCCTTGATGGGCATATTGTTCAGGGGCATGTCGATCAAACTGCTGTTTGTACGCAAGCCGATACTAAGGATGGGAGTTGGGAATTTAGCTTTAAATATGATGCTTCGGTAGGAAATGTTACGGTAGAGAAAGGTTCAATTACGGTTAACGGAACTAGCTTAACGGTTGTTAATTCGAAAGACGATGAGTTTTCGGTAGCAATAATTCCATATACATATGAACATACCAATTTTCATACGATCAAAGTAGGCACTACTGTGAATCTTGAGTTTGACATTATTGGTAAATATGTCGCTAGGTTGATGAATAGATAAGGACCTTTAAAGTATACATAAATTCTGCTTTTAAGTGAGTATGAATAACTAAAAAGTACATAATTTAAATATTAGAAAAACTGAAAAGTTGATGCATGTAAAACATCAACTTTTTTTTATTTTATGGATGAAAAAGTCTTTGCTATGAGCTAGAAATTTCCATTTTTGCATCTCCTTAAACCAAGTTACAACTAAAAATCTGGATGAAGTTTATTGTTTATACTACTGTTGCACTTATTTCTTTAGGCGGTTTTTCCGCATGTAATTCCAAAAAAGCAAAAGTTAAAAGCGTTGAAGACACGCGTTCCTGCATAGATAAAATGAGTCCTAAAACAGAGGATATTGCCAATATTAAAAAGGTCATACATGCAGATCAAAAAGCCTGGCAGTTGGATACCATTTTTGAGAAAAAAGTAAAAAAAGAGGGCTTCAATGGAAATGTGCTGGTGGCCCAAAAAGGTGTAGTTATCTACGAGAAATCTTTCGGATTTGCTTCCTTCGGTGGGAAAACAAAAGATAGTCTGAAATCCGATTCTAAGTTTCAGTTGGCTTCCATGTCAAAAACATTTACGGCTGTTGCCGTTTTAAAGTTGATAGAAGGAGGGAAGTTAAAATTGGATGATAGTGTTCAAAAGTTTATTCCGGATTTTCCTTATCATGGCATTGATATTAAAATGTTATTGTCGCATCGCAGTGGCTTGCCTTATTATGCTTATGCGTTTGATGATAGTGTAAGAAGAGTAAAAACTCCTCCTGATAATAACCAGATATTAAAGTGGTTCGCTCAATCAAGGCCAAAACCTTATAATGTACCGGGGCGCTCATTTGCGTATAACAATAGCAATTATATGGTGTTAGCTTCAATTGTTGAAAGAGTTACCGGAATGCCTTTCGATCAATACCTGAAAATGGCCATTTTTGATCCGCTTGGAATGAAAAATACATTTTTATTTACCACAAAAAATGATTCCATCAACGTAAACAGAACGTTTGGATACGAAGGTCGCAGAAAGGTTAGTGTTGATTATTACGATAGTGTAATAGGTGATAAAGGGATTTATTCAACGGTTGAAGATCTGTTCAGATGGTATAAAGGACTTAATTCTGACTGTTTGATTTCTAAAAAGACAATAAAGGAAGCTTGGGAACCTCGTAGTTTTGAACGTAAAGGCATTAAAAACTATGGTTATGGTTTTAGAATGATCTTAAGAGATGTAGATAGCAAACACCCTAAATATGTATATCATAATGGCTGGTGGAAAGGTTACAGTACACTTTTCTGGTTTAACCCTAAAGAAGATTATGTTGTTATTATTTTAGGGAACCGAAAGAACGGAACAGTTTACAGAGTAAAAAGCATTTTGCAGGTAATGGAAGAAGACTCCAATGTGAGTGACTTGGACGATGAATTAGCAGATTAGATAGGAGATATGGGATTTGAGATATAAGATATGAGTTTGAGATAGAGAGTAACAGTAGTTTTCTCATATCTCAAATCTCACATCTCAAATCTATTTAGAACCATTGTTGGTTAATATTACCCAGGTAAGTAGTTCTGTCACTTGATCCAAATCCAAAAAGTATCTTTATTTCAGCTCCTATATTTGGGTATAGGTTTTTATCATCAAGGTCATCCACATTTATCCATTCTGCCGAAAGCGCTGAAGTATGGATAGCATTTAAAACCGGAACACCTGCTACTATTTTCCCGGC from Solitalea canadensis DSM 3403 encodes:
- a CDS encoding serine hydrolase domain-containing protein, translating into MKFIVYTTVALISLGGFSACNSKKAKVKSVEDTRSCIDKMSPKTEDIANIKKVIHADQKAWQLDTIFEKKVKKEGFNGNVLVAQKGVVIYEKSFGFASFGGKTKDSLKSDSKFQLASMSKTFTAVAVLKLIEGGKLKLDDSVQKFIPDFPYHGIDIKMLLSHRSGLPYYAYAFDDSVRRVKTPPDNNQILKWFAQSRPKPYNVPGRSFAYNNSNYMVLASIVERVTGMPFDQYLKMAIFDPLGMKNTFLFTTKNDSINVNRTFGYEGRRKVSVDYYDSVIGDKGIYSTVEDLFRWYKGLNSDCLISKKTIKEAWEPRSFERKGIKNYGYGFRMILRDVDSKHPKYVYHNGWWKGYSTLFWFNPKEDYVVIILGNRKNGTVYRVKSILQVMEEDSNVSDLDDELAD
- a CDS encoding riboflavin synthase, which codes for MFTGIIETLGVVSNIEKEGTNIHFTIESPISTELKIDQSVAHNGVCLTVVKTDSNKHTVTAIDETLTKTNLGNWNVGTKVNLERCMQMNGRLDGHIVQGHVDQTAVCTQADTKDGSWEFSFKYDASVGNVTVEKGSITVNGTSLTVVNSKDDEFSVAIIPYTYEHTNFHTIKVGTTVNLEFDIIGKYVARLMNR